In Cicer arietinum cultivar CDC Frontier isolate Library 1 unplaced genomic scaffold, Cicar.CDCFrontier_v2.0 Ca_scaffold_6358_v2.0, whole genome shotgun sequence, a single window of DNA contains:
- the LOC113786334 gene encoding heterogeneous nuclear ribonucleoprotein Q-like, whose translation MEEMDDDGGEDDNAEGSVEEHEYEESAAAEAGRKDQFLDAEKSDLATEEDGQKPSLIDEEEKEKPDELLALPPHGSEVFIGELPRDTCEDDLRELCEPMGDIVEVRLMKDMDTRESKGYAFCGAFKTKEVAEKATESLHSKEFKVFE comes from the exons ATGGAAGAAATGGATGATGATGGAGGCGAAGATGATAATGCTGAAGGTAGTGTCGAAGAACATGAATATGAAGAGTCAGCAGCGGCAGAGGCTGGTCGGAAAGACCAATTTCTCGATGCTGAAAAAAGTGACCTTGCCACGGAAGAAGATGGGCAAAAACCATCTCTCATTGatgaagaagagaaagagaagcCTGATGAACTTCTTGCTCTTCCTCCTCATGGTTCTGAAGTCTTTATTGGTGAACTTCCTCGTGATACATGTGAAGATGACTTAAGGGAACTGTGTGAGCCAATGGGGGATATTGTTGAG GTTCGGCTAATGAAAGACATGGACACCAGAGAAAGCAAGGGTTATGCTTTTTGTGGCGCGTTTAAAACAAAAGAGGTGGCAGAGAAGGCCACCGAGAGTTTACATAGCAAGGAATTTAAGGTATTTGAG